Below is a genomic region from Posidoniimonas corsicana.
TGTTCACCGGCCCGACTGCCATCCAGACAATCGCCCCGTCGGCGTTCACCATCGAGGCCTCGTTCAAACTTGAAAACGGCGGCTTCCGCACGGTTGTTGGCCGGGACTCCACCGGCGTCGTGAACGACAACGCCGACCTGGCCGCAGTCTACTTCCAGGCGGTGCCTGGAAACGGCTTCGCGATCAAGTTTGCCGACCAGGACGGGTTCTTCCACGCGGCCGAGGCGCCGGGCGGGACGCTTGACACCTGGGACCCGGGCACCGAGACCGACGCGGACGCCGTGTGGTACCACGCCGCAGGCGTGAGCGACGGCTCCACACTGTCGCTTTACTTGGCCAACGCATCGGCGGGCACCGGCTACCAGTTGGTCGCCCAGACCGACCTGACCGCCAGCGGCAGCACCAACACGGCGTTGACCCCGGGCGCCGGCGACGGCGGCGACTGGAACACCGGCGACTGGTCGGTGGGCCGCGGCCTGTACGCGGGTGGGCACGTCGACCGCGCCTACGGCTTCATCGACGAGGTCCGCATCTCGGACCACGCGGTCGGCGTTTCCGACCTGCTCCACTTCGGCGCCTCCTCCAGCCTGACGCTCGAGGTGAACACCTCCAGCGGCGCGGTGACCATCCGCAACAACACCGCTAACGCTATCAGCATGGACTACTACGAGATCGGCAGCGACAGCGGCGCTCTGGCGCCCGGGAGCTGGAACAGCCTCGAGGACCAGGGCGTCGGCGGGTCGCTGCAAGGCGACTTCAACGAGGATGGATCGGTTGACGCGGCGGACTACACCGTCTGGCGAGACGGCCTGGGAGGGGAGTTTGGCCCCGAGGACTACGACGTCTGGCGTGACAACTACGGCCAGACCGGTGGCGGGGGGGGCGGCGCGTGGACCGAGGCCGGCGGCTCGGACGCCGAGCTGCTCAGCGAGCTGCTGCTCGAAGGAAGCGGCACCGTGATCGCCCCCGGGGGTTCGCTGTCGCTCGGAACGGCGTTCAACACTGCCGGCGCCAACGACCTGACCTTCAACTACGGCCAGCCCGGCTCAGGACTGTTTATCGGCGGCGTTTCGTATGTCTCGAGTGCGGGCGCGTCGTCTGCACCGGAGCCGTTCGCTCTGGGACTTGTGGCCACCGCAGGCCTGGCGGCGTTCGCCCGCCGTCGGCGGTAAGGATCGCCAAGCCACCTAAAACCCTTTACCTGGTTTCTTGTCATGACTTGTGTTAACAGCGATTTCCGTGGGTCCGCCCGAAGTGGGCAGTACGCTCCGACCGCGGGGCGTATCGGGCGGGCCCCGCTTTGTCGGGCGCCCCGCGTCGGGTTCACCCTGGTCGAGCTGCTGGTGGTGATCGCGATCATCGGCATCCTAATCGCGTTGCTCCTGCCGGCGGTGCAGTCCGCCCGCGAGGCCGCCCGCCGCACCGGCTGCGTGAACAACCAGAAGCAGTTGGCCCTCGCCTGT
It encodes:
- a CDS encoding LamG domain-containing protein encodes the protein MKTRPILNRGLALSAVAACVALAAGPMAATADTVAYWRFEDGPVDTDIIHNDPGAGVYSADIEDVSGNGNDLSVWETGGGAGYVYRSQVPVSTIEATGAANNFSVQNTGGGPAMFTGPTAIQTIAPSAFTIEASFKLENGGFRTVVGRDSTGVVNDNADLAAVYFQAVPGNGFAIKFADQDGFFHAAEAPGGTLDTWDPGTETDADAVWYHAAGVSDGSTLSLYLANASAGTGYQLVAQTDLTASGSTNTALTPGAGDGGDWNTGDWSVGRGLYAGGHVDRAYGFIDEVRISDHAVGVSDLLHFGASSSLTLEVNTSSGAVTIRNNTANAISMDYYEIGSDSGALAPGSWNSLEDQGVGGSLQGDFNEDGSVDAADYTVWRDGLGGEFGPEDYDVWRDNYGQTGGGGGGAWTEAGGSDAELLSELLLEGSGTVIAPGGSLSLGTAFNTAGANDLTFNYGQPGSGLFIGGVSYVSSAGASSAPEPFALGLVATAGLAAFARRRR